The Nitrospira sp. genome segment ATCGTGAACGGACCAGTTATCCTGTTGGCGGATGAGCCGACGGGGAATCTCGATCCGGAACTCACGGGTGAGATCATTGAGCTGTTCAAGCTGATCAATGCTCGGGGGACTACCGTGGTGGTGGCGACGCATAATCCGCATGTCATGCATCAGGTCAATTGCCGAGTGATTACCCTGACGCAAGGAGTCGTCCTTCCGGAACGGGCGGTGCCCGAGCGTGTTGTCGTATGAGACGGCTCTTTTATCTTGTTCGGGAGGCCTGGGCCAACATGCGGACCAATCGCATGACGACGATTGTCGCCATCTTGACCACGGCTTTTACGTTGACGTGTGTCGGAATCTTTCTCTTACTCTATGTGAATTTGCAGCATGTGGCGGGATGGCTCCAAGAAGACGTGAAGATCATGGTCTATTTGGAGGATCGTCTGTCGCGGGATGGGCGTTTGCAGATGGAATTGATGCTCAAGTCCGATCGCATGGTTGCCAGTGTGCTGTATATTTCAAAGGAGCAAGCCCTGACGGAGTTCCGCACGCAGTTTCCCGCCGACTCTCATCTGCTCGAGGGGCTTGGCGAGAATCCGCTTCCGGCTTCGTTCGTCGTGACGCTCGCCCCGAGCTATCGTTCTCCCGAGGCCGTGAAAGACTGGGTCGAACAAGTTCAAACCATGGAAGGGGTAGCGAAGGTCGACTATAATCAACAATGGATCAGCCTCTTGGCCGACATGATTGGCTATATCGAGCTGGCCGCGATCGGTGTGGGGATTCTCCTCTCTGCCGCTGCAGTGACGATTATTGGCAATACGATCAGGCTGGCCTTGTTTGCCAGACGGGGAGAGATCGAAATTCTTCGCTTGATCGGAGCCACCGGGACATTTATTCGTGTTCCATACTTCATGGAAGGGGCGGTGCTCGGAGCCTGTGGGAGCGCCTTATCCTTGGGCATTCTTAAACTCGGCTTCGAGTTGTTTCGGCAACAAGTTCAGTTTGTTAGCCGCTTCAGCGGAATGGAGGGCCTGATTTCATTTTTTCCATTTTCAGCTTGTCTCACGCTGGTCTTGGCTGGAATGGCGCTGGGGTTTACCGGGAGTGTTGTCTCTCTTCTGCGTGTCGGAGATGGGCGTGTATGAGATCCCCCCTCCTGCTGCTGATAGGGGTTCTGGTGTTCAGCGGATGGGGCGTGAACGTTGATGCGGCCACAGATCCCCTCGCCGAAAAAATTCAGCGTGAGCGAAAGCATCTTGAAACGCTGAAAGACAAGATAGAAGAAAAGCGGAAGCGGGCCGACGCAGCGGAAAAAAAACGGGAATCCGTTCTGCAAGGACTCCAATCCCTGGATGAACGGTTGGTTCGTCATCGGCAAGATCACCACGACATCAATCGGAAATTGCGGCAAAAGGATCGGGAACTGGAGGAAATTACGGAACAGTTGGTGGCGATGCGGACCAGCATTCAGACACGGCGAGAGGCCATTTTGGCCCGACTTCGCGTGCAGTACATGGAAGGTCGCTTCGGATACGTAAAGGCGCTCTTGACGGCTGGTTCGTACAATGACCTTCAACGTCGCGGACAGTATCTCTCCGCTGTCTCGCAAAAAGACTACGAACTCCTGCGGGGATTTCGAACCGATATGGGCAGGATGGAGCAGGGCGAGCGTCAGCGGGCGGATGCCCGAGATGGCCTGATGGTCTTCAAGCAAAGCATCGAAAAGAAGCTGACCGATATCCGAGTCCTTCAAAAAGAGAAAACGCTCTATCTGACAAAAATCACCCATCAGAAGGATGCCTATCAACGGGCGGTCGAAGAACTGGAACGGTCGGCTTCACGGGTCGATCACTTGCTGCAAGACCTGGAATCGCGTCGACGAACCGTAGCCATGCACCCGCCCACGACGGCATCGCTTCCACGCGGCGTTCGGGGGGCACTACCGTGGCCGGTCGAAGGGCAGGTGGTGTCGTTCTTCGGGCGGCAGAAACACCCCACCTTCGATACCTATGTCCAGCGCAAAGGAATTGATATTCGTACGACCGAGGGAAGTTTGATTCATGCGGTGATGTCCGGGAGCGTCGTCTATGCGGACTGGTTGAAAGGGTACGGACTCGTTATAATCCTTGACCATGCCAATGGATTCTTCTCGCTGTATGCCCATGCGTCCAAGATTCTGATCCAGGTTGGTGATCAGGTGGTCGCAGGTCAGTCGATTGGCGAAACCGGAGACACGGGCATGACGGGGGAAAATACATTATACTTTGAGTTGCGTGAGGGAGCTGAGCCGGTCGATCCGCTCCACTGGCTGGCGAAGAGATAGGCGAGGTCGTGAACGCGTCTCTCGGCCGAACGGTCCGACGACGCAAGAAAGAAGGGATGAAACGATGATGGAACAGCAGCCGCGGCGGAAATCTTGGGTGGTCGGGCCGATGATTGCACTTGCCCTGCTCTGTGGCGTCATCATCGGGAAGGGCTGGGAGCGGACCGGTCATGCCAGCGAAACCTATGAGGAACTCAAGACCTTCTCGGAAGTGCTGAACCAGGTTCAGAAGCACTATGTCGACGAGACCAAACCAAAAGATTTGATTCAAGGTGCCATTCGCGGGATGCTCTCCACCCTCGATCCGCACTCAGCCTACATGACGCCTGAGATGTACAAAGAGATGCAGGTGGAGACCAGGGGAGAGTTCGGAGGAGTCGGAATCCAAATCGGTGTGAAGGACAACCGTCTGGCGGTGATTGCACCGATTGAGGGCACACCCGCTCATCGAGCCGGTATCAAGGCAGGGGATTTCATCGTCAAGGTGAATGAGGATCCGACCAAAGATTTGACGCTGATGGATGCCGTGCAGAAGATGCGAGGCCCGAAAGGGAGTAAAGTCAATCTGACCATTCAACGGGAAAGTGCCCCAGAGCCCTTAGTCTTTACGCTCGTTCGGGATACCATCAAGATTGAAAGTGTCAAGTCGAAGGTGATCGATAACCTTGGCTATGTCCGGCTCACCCAGTTCCAAGAAGCCACAGGGAGAGACCTGGCCAAAGCGATCAAGCAATTTAAAGAGCAGAAGGTCCAGGGCGCGATTCTCGACCTGCGAAACAATCCGGGCGGATTGCTGACCGCGGCGGTCGATGTGTCCGAACAATTCCTGCCGACTGGGAAGCTGGTGGTGTATACCAAGAGTCGAGAAGGGAAGAAGGATGAATGGTTTGCGAAGGCCAAAGATCAATTGGAGGATCTTCCCGTTATTATCCTTGTGAATGAAGGATCGGCGAGCGCATCGGAAATCGTCGCGGGAGCGCTCCAAGATTGGGGGAGAGGCCTCGTAGTGGGGACCACCTCATTTGGAAAAGGATCGGTTCAGACGATCTTGGCCTTGGGAGATGGGTCTGGTCTTCGCCTCACGACGGCGAAGTATTATACGCCCAAAGGTCGCTCAATCCAGTCGACCGGGATCACGCCCGATATTGTAGTGAAGCTGGCTATGCCAGTGGTAGCCAAGGGTTCTGAAGGAAAATCGGGAGACAAGGAAACCGAGCCGAAAGCCGTCAAGCCTCCAACGGGGAAGGATGCCGCACCACAGAATGGGAAGTCTCCGGAGGAGGGAGGATCGAAGAATGGGACGCCCCCACCAGCCTTACCCGAAGCGGGCGGGGAGCTGTCGCTTGAGCAGGATGTTCAGCTCCAGAAGGCGGTGGAATTGTTGAAGAGCTGGAAAATCTTCAAGGAGCTCAAGCCATCGTAGTCGGTACGTTATTAGGAAGATCCCTCAGCCTCATGAGGCTGAGGGATCGGTTCAGTGAATCAAGACCCTCTCCTTGGCCCAAGCCTGCTAATGCTCGGGATTTTTAATCCGTTGTTGAACGGCTTGAAGCAACTTCTCTTCCGACCCTGAGAAGCTCGGGAGGGTGCGAAGTAAGTGCGATTGGATGAGCTGCACTAGGTCAGGCAGTGTCTTGATGCCCAGTCGGAAGTATAAGTAGGACACGAGTGAATCCGACAGTCCCGGAAGCGTTGCCCAACTCTTGACCTCCTCCGGAAGCGGAGTCTTCAGCTCCTCGTAGACGCGGATAGTCCCAGTTTCAAGAAACTCGTCGATCTTTTTGGCCAAATCCGTGCCGATCCCGTCTATTTCTTCAAGCGCCTGGCGCTCTGCTACCACTGCCACATCTTCCTCGAGAGCAAGCAACGCATCGGCTGCACGTCGATAGGCCCGCACCCGATAGGGGTTCGCTCGCTGAGTCGATAGAAGATCAGCCATTGATCGAAAGATGGTGGCGAGTTGCTGGTTGTTGTCTTGCATGGATAAACTCTCGGCAGACTATTGTGCGGGTTTCGTTGAGACCCGCGCAAGCCCCATTTGTTGACAAGGCGAATTCCCGTCCCATAGGATGACAGGCATGGAGAATGCCATTAAAATCCATGTGAACGGCGAAGCTCGGTCCTGGCGCAGCGGTGCAACGGTCGCGGATTTATTGAGAGAGTTGGACATCAAGACCGAACGGGTGGCTGTGGAACTGAATCTTGAAATTCTGGATCGTGCAACCTTTGGGCAACGCCAGATCAAGGACGGAGATCGGGTGGAGATTATGAGTTTCATCGGAGGGGGATCATCCTCAAGAGGGCAACATGGCAGATGATCGACTGGTTATTGCAGGACGAGAGTTTAAGTCCAGGCTATGGGTCGGGACGGGAAAATACAAAGACTTTGCGGAAACGAAAAAGGCGATTGAAGTGTCGGGAGCCGATGTGGTGACCGTCGCCGTTCGTCGAGTGAATATTACTGATCGATCGAAAGAGAATCTGCTCGACTACATTGATCCGAAAAAGTATACGATCCTTCCCAATACCGCGGGCTGTTACACTGTGGAAGATGCGGTCAGGTACTCACGGTTGGCTCGTGCGGCCGGTGTCTCTGACCTGGTGAAACTGGAAGTGCTCGGGGATGAGAAGACTCTCTTCCCTGATACGGCTGGTCTCATCGAAGCAGCGAAGATTCTGATTAAAGAAGGGTTCATCGTCCTTCCGTACACGAATGACGATCCCATCGTCGCGAAGAAGCTTGTGGACATCGGCTGTCCAGCTGTGATGCCCTTGGCCGCACCGATCGGATCGGGTCTGGGGATTCGTAATCCGTACAATTTGAAGATCATCATGGAAACTGTGAAGGTGCCGATCATCGTTGATGCCGGTGTCGGAACAGCATCCGACGCAGCTTTGGCGATGGAATTGGGGGCGGATGCAGTCCTCATGAATACTGCTATTGCCGGCGCACAGGATCCGATTGCCATGGCGGAAGCGATGAAGTATGCGGTTGATGCCGGTCGCCTGGCCTACAAAGCTGGTCGTATCCCCAGGAAACTCTATGCGACGGCGAGTAGTCCGATTGAAGGAATGCTGTAGCAGGATGTTGAAAAAATCTCCCAGCTTTGTTCTCGCGTCGCGTAGAGGCTCGACGTACGGCTCAAAGTACGCTTCTGCTTCTGCGCTCGTTGCGGCCTCGCCGGGAGGTTTTTTTGAACATCCTGCGAGATATTCCAGCACCAATAGTGAACAGCTCTCAAGTAATATAGATAGTTCCCACACCTCAGCACTCAGC includes the following:
- a CDS encoding histidinol-phosphatase, with product MQDNNQQLATIFRSMADLLSTQRANPYRVRAYRRAADALLALEEDVAVVAERQALEEIDGIGTDLAKKIDEFLETGTIRVYEELKTPLPEEVKSWATLPGLSDSLVSYLYFRLGIKTLPDLVQLIQSHLLRTLPSFSGSEEKLLQAVQQRIKNPEH
- a CDS encoding S41 family peptidase — protein: MEQQPRRKSWVVGPMIALALLCGVIIGKGWERTGHASETYEELKTFSEVLNQVQKHYVDETKPKDLIQGAIRGMLSTLDPHSAYMTPEMYKEMQVETRGEFGGVGIQIGVKDNRLAVIAPIEGTPAHRAGIKAGDFIVKVNEDPTKDLTLMDAVQKMRGPKGSKVNLTIQRESAPEPLVFTLVRDTIKIESVKSKVIDNLGYVRLTQFQEATGRDLAKAIKQFKEQKVQGAILDLRNNPGGLLTAAVDVSEQFLPTGKLVVYTKSREGKKDEWFAKAKDQLEDLPVIILVNEGSASASEIVAGALQDWGRGLVVGTTSFGKGSVQTILALGDGSGLRLTTAKYYTPKGRSIQSTGITPDIVVKLAMPVVAKGSEGKSGDKETEPKAVKPPTGKDAAPQNGKSPEEGGSKNGTPPPALPEAGGELSLEQDVQLQKAVELLKSWKIFKELKPS
- a CDS encoding thiazole synthase; protein product: MADDRLVIAGREFKSRLWVGTGKYKDFAETKKAIEVSGADVVTVAVRRVNITDRSKENLLDYIDPKKYTILPNTAGCYTVEDAVRYSRLARAAGVSDLVKLEVLGDEKTLFPDTAGLIEAAKILIKEGFIVLPYTNDDPIVAKKLVDIGCPAVMPLAAPIGSGLGIRNPYNLKIIMETVKVPIIVDAGVGTASDAALAMELGADAVLMNTAIAGAQDPIAMAEAMKYAVDAGRLAYKAGRIPRKLYATASSPIEGML
- the thiS gene encoding sulfur carrier protein ThiS, with amino-acid sequence MKIHVNGEARSWRSGATVADLLRELDIKTERVAVELNLEILDRATFGQRQIKDGDRVEIMSFIGGGSSSRGQHGR
- a CDS encoding ABC transporter permease, encoding MRRLFYLVREAWANMRTNRMTTIVAILTTAFTLTCVGIFLLLYVNLQHVAGWLQEDVKIMVYLEDRLSRDGRLQMELMLKSDRMVASVLYISKEQALTEFRTQFPADSHLLEGLGENPLPASFVVTLAPSYRSPEAVKDWVEQVQTMEGVAKVDYNQQWISLLADMIGYIELAAIGVGILLSAAAVTIIGNTIRLALFARRGEIEILRLIGATGTFIRVPYFMEGAVLGACGSALSLGILKLGFELFRQQVQFVSRFSGMEGLISFFPFSACLTLVLAGMALGFTGSVVSLLRVGDGRV
- a CDS encoding peptidoglycan DD-metalloendopeptidase family protein, which encodes MRSPLLLLIGVLVFSGWGVNVDAATDPLAEKIQRERKHLETLKDKIEEKRKRADAAEKKRESVLQGLQSLDERLVRHRQDHHDINRKLRQKDRELEEITEQLVAMRTSIQTRREAILARLRVQYMEGRFGYVKALLTAGSYNDLQRRGQYLSAVSQKDYELLRGFRTDMGRMEQGERQRADARDGLMVFKQSIEKKLTDIRVLQKEKTLYLTKITHQKDAYQRAVEELERSASRVDHLLQDLESRRRTVAMHPPTTASLPRGVRGALPWPVEGQVVSFFGRQKHPTFDTYVQRKGIDIRTTEGSLIHAVMSGSVVYADWLKGYGLVIILDHANGFFSLYAHASKILIQVGDQVVAGQSIGETGDTGMTGENTLYFELREGAEPVDPLHWLAKR